AATCATTTGTTTCCTCAAGGGTGACCTATGAGTATATCTAACGTGCAGTTTGTCTTGATGTTTTATATTGGTAGCCTTTTTCACAACCTTGACGAAGCTGCATCCAAAGATGAAGGCATATGAGTATGGATTCCGTGTATTCTTGTTGACGTTCTGCTATGTCATGGTCTCTGGATACAACACTGGGAAGTTCACTGACACAGCTACAAGTAGATTTATATTGATTGCTATTGGTGCTGCTGTCAGTCTTGGAATCAATATAGGTATTTACCCAATCTGGGCAGGAGAGGATTTGCACAATTTGATAGCAAAGAATTTCGCTGGTGTTGCAAAATCCCTGGAAGGTATGGCCTTTCACCCCATAAAATCCACAGTATTTTGCGTGCTGCCTTATTATACTTTTATGTGTTGCTAGAAAATTTAAAATGTTATTTGTGGTGTCATTGAAATGGTCAACGGCTATAGACTATAGATGCATCTGATTTGTTGATTTCATGCCAAACTAATGATATCAAATCCTTGTATGCTTGATACCGTTGTTGGCTGTTTGCTTAGGTTGTGTTGATGGATATCTGAAATGCATGGAATATGAAAGGATTCCTTCAAAAATACTTGTGTATCAAGCATCTGATGATCCTTTATATAGTGGGTACAGGGCATCTGTTGAGGCATCAGCACAGGAGGAAACCTTGGTTTGTGCTTGCTCTAAATTCAGCAGTTCTACCAAGATTATTTCGGTGAATTTTAATTAGGTCCTTTCTATGTGTTTGCAGCTTGGTTTTGCTATATGGGAGCCACCCCATGGCCCTTACAAAATGCGGAACTATCCTTGGAGGAATTTCACTAAAGTTGGTGGAACATTAAGGCACTGTTCCTTTGCAGTCATGGCATTGCATGGTTGCATTCTTTCAGAAATTCAGGTTTGTTCATCTAATATCAACAACAAACTGTTGACATTTTGCATCTATTTTCCTAACAAATATATTATTGATTTAGGCACCACCAGAAAGCAGAAGGGTTTTTGGTGCAGAGATTCAGAGAGTGGGACAAGAAGGTGCTAAAGTGTTGCGGGAGCTTGGAAACAGAGTCAAGACAATGACCAAGTTGAGTTCTTCAGATATTCTATTAGAAGTCCACATGGCAGCTGAAGAGTTGCAAAAAAAGATTGATGCAAAGTCATATCTTCTGGTGAACACTGAAAGATGGGATGCTAGCAAGCAAGCTCAAGGAATCAAAGAAGCCATGAATGGCACCAGTGTTGTGGAAAAGGAGAACAAGGACAAAGAAAACAAGAATGAAGTGGTGGAACCTACCATTGTTGATCAAACTTTAGTGCATCAATCAAAAAGCTTTCTTGATAATTCATTTATGAGCAGATTTGATTCAGCATCAACAATGGACGGTTTTAAGCCACTTCTGTCTTGGCCGGCTCAAAGATCATTCCATCCGAACTTGCCACTTGAAGATGAGGAGTCCAAAATATATGAAAGTGCAAGTTCTTTGTCCTTGGCCACATTTGCATCGCTTCTGATCGAGTTTGTTGCCCGACTACAGAATGTTGTTAATGCATTTGAAGAGTTGAGTGATAAGGCTAACTTCAAGGAGTCTGTGGAGGAACCTGCTACACTTACCACAAATGATGGTGGGTTTTTGGATAAAATATGTAAATTGGTAGGATTGCAGAGTCGACACTGATGATGACCCTGCAAGGTTCTTCCATCTGAAACCTTGCATCATGTTTTGTCACccagtttcctttttttttttaattatggaCTATGAAA
The sequence above is drawn from the Phragmites australis chromosome 10, lpPhrAust1.1, whole genome shotgun sequence genome and encodes:
- the LOC133930467 gene encoding aluminum-activated malate transporter 5-like, with amino-acid sequence MAASAARPPPSPPPRLGSLWSTLEDQRRAAVPLLSSAWTLPTTSHADGEDGERPKEGLLRRAGAAVAGWWGAVCAGVAEMWAFARADPRKAVFAGKVGLALALISLLVFLREPRDIVSHSIWAILTVVVVFEFSIGATLSKGFNRGLGTLTAGAFALVVAELSKHLGKLEEVILITSIFIVAFFTTLTKLHPKMKAYEYGFRVFLLTFCYVMVSGYNTGKFTDTATSRFILIAIGAAVSLGINIGIYPIWAGEDLHNLIAKNFAGVAKSLEGCVDGYLKCMEYERIPSKILVYQASDDPLYSGYRASVEASAQEETLLGFAIWEPPHGPYKMRNYPWRNFTKVGGTLRHCSFAVMALHGCILSEIQAPPESRRVFGAEIQRVGQEGAKVLRELGNRVKTMTKLSSSDILLEVHMAAEELQKKIDAKSYLLVNTERWDASKQAQGIKEAMNGTSVVEKENKDKENKNEVVEPTIVDQTLVHQSKSFLDNSFMSRFDSASTMDGFKPLLSWPAQRSFHPNLPLEDEESKIYESASSLSLATFASLLIEFVARLQNVVNAFEELSDKANFKESVEEPATLTTNDGGFLDKICKLVGLQSRH